A window of Sutcliffiella cohnii contains these coding sequences:
- a CDS encoding NETI motif-containing protein: MAKKTKGKQNFVVMENETIDQCLDRMKSEGYIPTRRMEEPIFQEVERNGKKEVEPCGRKIVFEGRLMNPEG; the protein is encoded by the coding sequence ATGGCGAAAAAAACAAAAGGAAAACAAAATTTTGTAGTAATGGAAAATGAAACGATTGATCAATGTCTTGATCGGATGAAAAGTGAGGGGTATATACCGACAAGGCGGATGGAGGAACCAATTTTTCAAGAAGTCGAGAGAAATGGTAAAAAAGAAGTAGAACCATGTGGAAGAAAAATTGTTTTTGAAGGACGTTTAATGAATCCAGAAGGATAA
- the purB gene encoding adenylosuccinate lyase, giving the protein MIERYSRPEMAAIWTDENKFKAWLEVEILACEAWAELGEIPKEDVKILREKASFDINRIYEIEEETRHDVVAFTRAVSETLGDEKKWVHYGLTSTDVVDTALSYLVKQANTILLQDLERFVAILKEKAQEHKYTVMMGRTHGVHAEPTTFGLKLALWYEEMKRNVERFKQASAGIEFGKISGAVGTYANIDPFVEQYVCEKLGLQAAPISTQTLQRDRHAHYMSTLALIASSIEKFAVEIRGLQKSETREVEEFFAKGQKGSSAMPHKRNPIGSENMTGLARVIRGYMMTAYENVPLWHERDISHSSAERIILPDATIALNYMLNRFGNIVKNLTVFPDNMKRNMDRTLGLIYSQRVLLALIDTGMSREEAYDTVQPKAMEAWEKQVAFRQLVEGEGKITSRLTAAQIEDCFDYNYHLQHVDTIFTRLGL; this is encoded by the coding sequence ATGATCGAACGTTACTCAAGACCAGAAATGGCTGCTATTTGGACAGATGAAAATAAATTCAAAGCTTGGTTAGAAGTAGAAATCCTAGCATGTGAAGCATGGGCAGAATTAGGGGAAATCCCGAAAGAAGACGTGAAAATTTTGCGTGAAAAAGCGTCTTTCGATATAAATCGAATTTATGAGATTGAAGAAGAAACTCGTCATGACGTTGTTGCTTTTACGAGAGCAGTATCGGAAACGCTAGGAGACGAGAAAAAATGGGTGCATTACGGATTAACTTCAACAGACGTTGTTGATACAGCATTATCTTATTTAGTCAAACAAGCAAACACCATACTTCTTCAAGACTTGGAACGGTTTGTCGCGATATTAAAGGAAAAAGCACAAGAACATAAATATACCGTGATGATGGGAAGAACGCACGGAGTACATGCGGAGCCTACTACTTTTGGTCTTAAGTTAGCGCTTTGGTATGAAGAAATGAAGCGTAATGTTGAGCGTTTTAAGCAAGCTTCTGCCGGAATTGAATTCGGAAAGATTTCTGGAGCGGTTGGAACATACGCCAACATCGACCCTTTCGTAGAGCAATATGTGTGTGAAAAATTAGGTTTACAAGCAGCACCTATTTCAACTCAAACATTACAACGCGATCGACACGCTCACTATATGAGCACATTAGCATTAATTGCTTCTTCAATAGAAAAGTTTGCCGTTGAAATTCGCGGTTTACAAAAGAGTGAGACTCGTGAAGTAGAAGAGTTTTTCGCAAAAGGACAGAAAGGTTCCTCAGCGATGCCACATAAACGGAACCCAATTGGATCTGAGAATATGACTGGGCTAGCACGTGTCATTCGTGGGTATATGATGACTGCCTATGAAAATGTACCGTTATGGCATGAACGTGATATTTCTCATTCATCCGCAGAAAGAATCATTCTTCCGGATGCGACAATTGCTTTAAATTACATGTTAAATCGTTTCGGCAATATCGTGAAAAATTTAACGGTGTTTCCAGATAATATGAAGCGTAATATGGACCGTACGTTAGGACTAATTTATTCGCAACGTGTTCTATTAGCGCTTATCGATACTGGCATGAGCCGTGAAGAAGCATATGATACGGTTCAACCGAAAGCGATGGAAGCATGGGAAAAACAAGTAGCTTTTCGTCAACTTGTAGAAGGCGAAGGGAAAATCACATCCCGTTTAACTGCGGCTCAGATTGAAGACTGCTTTGATTACAACTACCATTTACAGCATGTGGATACGATTTTCACGAGATTAGGACTATAA
- the purQ gene encoding phosphoribosylformylglycinamidine synthase subunit PurQ, whose protein sequence is MKFAVIVFPGSNCDVDMFHAIKDELGQEVEYVWHDATNLDEYDGILLPGGFSYGDYLRSGAIARFSNVMNEVVKAAEQGKPVLGVCNGFQILLESGLLPGAMQRNKGLKFICRTVPLRVENDKTMFTSEYENGEEIMIPIAHGEGNYYCDEATLATLRENNQIVFRYAGDNPNGSLDSIAGIVNEKGNVLGMMPHPERAVSELLGSADGLKLFKSIVRNWRETYVVTS, encoded by the coding sequence ATGAAATTTGCAGTAATCGTGTTTCCTGGTTCTAACTGTGATGTAGATATGTTTCATGCGATTAAAGATGAACTAGGACAAGAGGTAGAGTACGTTTGGCATGATGCTACTAATTTAGATGAATACGATGGCATCTTACTTCCTGGTGGTTTTTCTTACGGAGATTACTTACGCTCTGGAGCGATTGCAAGATTTTCAAACGTTATGAATGAAGTGGTAAAAGCTGCAGAACAAGGTAAGCCAGTATTAGGTGTTTGTAACGGATTCCAAATTTTATTAGAGTCTGGACTTTTACCAGGTGCTATGCAAAGAAATAAAGGGTTAAAGTTCATATGCAGAACGGTTCCTCTTCGCGTAGAAAACGATAAAACGATGTTTACGAGTGAGTACGAAAATGGAGAAGAAATAATGATTCCAATCGCTCATGGTGAAGGAAATTACTATTGTGATGAAGCAACGCTTGCAACGTTAAGAGAGAATAATCAAATTGTGTTTCGTTATGCAGGTGACAATCCGAACGGAAGTTTAGATTCTATTGCTGGAATTGTCAATGAAAAAGGAAATGTATTAGGTATGATGCCACATCCTGAACGTGCTGTTAGTGAGCTTTTAGGTAGTGCAGACGGATTGAAATTATTTAAATCCATTGTCCGAAACTGGAGGGAAACATATGTCGTTACTTCTTGA
- a CDS encoding Hsp20/alpha crystallin family protein, with protein MMMNNNPFKQLGDWRKNFDQFFGDEFWNGFEPMIQNMQTQTNLYRNENEIVCIMALPGLEKPDEVEVFIHPQHIEVKGHIRLPIENLELVEEGIFQGDFERKIELPFPVREDKVEATYENGLLFIHLHRHIPNNTKRKIMIQNGVQTNKTMNTSNE; from the coding sequence ATGATGATGAACAATAACCCTTTTAAGCAGTTAGGTGATTGGCGCAAAAACTTTGATCAGTTTTTCGGTGATGAATTTTGGAATGGCTTTGAACCGATGATTCAAAATATGCAAACACAAACAAACCTATATCGGAACGAAAACGAAATTGTTTGTATAATGGCTTTACCTGGACTAGAAAAGCCCGATGAGGTAGAAGTTTTTATTCACCCACAACATATTGAAGTAAAAGGTCATATACGCTTACCTATTGAAAATTTAGAACTCGTTGAGGAAGGTATTTTTCAAGGGGACTTTGAACGCAAAATCGAGCTTCCTTTTCCTGTTAGAGAGGATAAAGTAGAAGCTACGTACGAAAACGGCTTATTGTTTATACATCTTCATCGGCATATACCGAATAATACGAAACGTAAAATTATGATCCAAAACGGTGTTCAAACAAACAAAACGATGAACACTTCGAACGAGTAA
- the purL gene encoding phosphoribosylformylglycinamidine synthase subunit PurL codes for MSLLLEPNPIKIKDEKIYREMGLSDEEFSMIENILGRLPNYTETGLFSVMWSEHCSYKNSKPVLRKFPTEGPHVLQGPGEGAGIVDIGDNQAVVFKIESHNHPSAIEPYQGAATGVGGIIRDVFSMGARPIALLNSLRFGELTNPRVKYLFEEVVAGIAGYGNCIGIPTVGGEVQFDPSYEGNPLVNAMCVGIINHEDIKKGQAKGVGNTVMYVGAKTGRDGIHGATFASEELSEASEEKRPAVQVGDPFMEKLLLEACLEIVKWDGLVGIQDMGAAGLTSSSAEMASKAGSGIEMNLDLVPQRETGMTGYEMMLSESQERMLIVVEKGREHEAQKIVEKYDLEAVAIGVVTDDKQLRLMHNGTVIADVPVDALAEDAPVYNKPSSEPAYYRDFQEMEVEIPTVSNYGETLMELLQQPTIASKEWVYDQYDYQVRTNTVVCPGSDAAVVRIRGTEKALAMTTDCNSRYLYLDPEVGGKIAVAEAARNLVCSGARPLAITDCLNFGNPEKPEIFWQLEKAVDGMSDACRELQTPVIGGNVSLYNETNGVAVYPTPVVGMVGLIEDVEYVTTQSFKEAGDIIFMIGETKPEFGGSELQKLQNGKIFGAPPSIDLNVEMKRQAELLAAIRSGYVQSAHDISEGGLAVAVAESVMGNEHVGAEIRVQGDVTTALFSETQSRYIVSVKPEHREAFLALVDATEIGSVTNDSNLSIQAGEEEVLRLTSNEMTAAWKGAIPCLLKSEA; via the coding sequence ATGTCGTTACTTCTTGAGCCAAATCCAATAAAAATTAAAGATGAAAAAATATATAGAGAAATGGGATTGAGTGATGAAGAGTTCTCTATGATAGAGAATATTCTTGGTCGCTTACCAAACTACACAGAAACAGGCCTATTTTCCGTCATGTGGTCAGAACATTGTAGTTATAAAAATTCAAAGCCTGTGTTACGCAAGTTCCCAACAGAAGGGCCACACGTTTTACAAGGTCCTGGTGAAGGAGCGGGAATCGTTGATATCGGTGATAACCAAGCAGTAGTTTTTAAAATTGAAAGTCATAACCATCCTTCTGCCATTGAACCGTATCAAGGTGCTGCAACTGGTGTAGGTGGAATTATTCGTGATGTATTTTCAATGGGAGCGCGTCCTATCGCTCTATTAAACTCTTTAAGATTCGGGGAGCTGACAAACCCACGAGTAAAGTATTTGTTTGAAGAAGTGGTGGCAGGTATAGCTGGCTACGGAAATTGTATCGGTATTCCAACTGTTGGGGGAGAGGTCCAATTTGATCCTTCCTATGAAGGAAATCCGTTAGTAAATGCTATGTGTGTTGGTATCATTAACCATGAAGATATAAAAAAAGGGCAAGCAAAAGGTGTCGGAAACACAGTCATGTATGTTGGAGCAAAAACAGGACGTGACGGTATTCACGGAGCGACCTTTGCATCAGAAGAACTATCAGAAGCTTCTGAAGAAAAACGACCAGCTGTTCAAGTTGGTGACCCATTCATGGAAAAATTATTATTAGAAGCATGTCTAGAAATAGTGAAATGGGACGGCCTTGTCGGAATTCAAGATATGGGAGCTGCTGGATTAACGAGCTCATCTGCAGAAATGGCTTCAAAAGCAGGCTCTGGAATTGAAATGAACTTAGATTTAGTACCTCAACGTGAAACAGGTATGACTGGCTATGAGATGATGCTTTCTGAGTCACAAGAGCGCATGTTAATTGTCGTAGAAAAAGGTCGTGAGCATGAAGCACAAAAAATTGTTGAAAAGTATGACTTAGAAGCGGTTGCGATTGGTGTTGTAACAGATGATAAACAGTTGCGTTTAATGCATAACGGGACAGTAATTGCGGATGTTCCAGTAGACGCCTTAGCAGAGGATGCCCCTGTATACAATAAGCCTTCTAGTGAACCTGCTTATTATAGAGATTTTCAAGAGATGGAAGTAGAAATTCCAACTGTTTCGAACTATGGGGAAACGTTAATGGAACTACTACAACAACCAACTATTGCTAGTAAAGAGTGGGTATATGATCAATACGATTATCAAGTAAGAACAAACACAGTTGTTTGCCCAGGATCAGATGCAGCAGTAGTACGAATTCGTGGGACAGAAAAAGCATTAGCGATGACAACAGACTGTAACTCTCGCTACTTATATTTAGATCCTGAAGTTGGTGGAAAAATTGCTGTTGCAGAAGCTGCACGTAATCTAGTATGTTCTGGTGCTCGTCCACTTGCGATTACAGATTGCTTAAACTTCGGAAATCCGGAAAAACCAGAAATTTTTTGGCAGTTAGAAAAAGCTGTAGATGGAATGAGCGATGCATGTCGTGAATTACAAACACCTGTTATTGGTGGAAACGTATCTCTATATAACGAAACGAACGGTGTAGCAGTTTATCCAACACCAGTAGTTGGTATGGTTGGTTTAATTGAAGATGTTGAATATGTGACAACACAATCTTTTAAAGAGGCTGGAGATATCATTTTTATGATTGGGGAAACGAAGCCTGAGTTTGGCGGAAGTGAGCTTCAAAAATTACAAAATGGCAAAATCTTTGGTGCACCACCTTCCATTGATCTTAACGTTGAGATGAAAAGACAAGCAGAATTGTTAGCCGCAATTCGTAGCGGTTATGTACAATCAGCTCACGATATTTCTGAAGGTGGTTTAGCAGTAGCGGTTGCTGAAAGTGTAATGGGAAATGAACATGTAGGAGCAGAGATTCGAGTTCAAGGTGATGTAACAACAGCTCTATTTAGTGAAACTCAATCACGTTACATCGTTTCTGTAAAACCAGAACATCGTGAGGCATTTTTAGCATTAGTAGATGCGACGGAAATAGGTAGCGTAACAAACGATAGTAATTTATCTATTCAAGCTGGAGAGGAAGAAGTTTTACGCCTTACTTCAAACGAAATGACAGCAGCTTGGAAAGGGGCTATCCCATGCTTACTGAAATCAGAGGCTTAA
- the purF gene encoding amidophosphoribosyltransferase, translated as MLTEIRGLNEECGVFGIWGHPESAQVTYYGLHSLQHRGQEGAGIVVSDGEKLSCVKGEGLVNEVFAGGKLQELHGRAAIGHVRYATAGGGGFENVQPLLFHSQTGSIALAHNGNLVNANALKYQLEGQGSILQTSSDTEVLAHLIKRSGYPLFKDKVKNALSLLKGAYAFLIMTETEMMVALDPNGLRPLSLGMLGDAYVVASETCAFDIIGATYLRDVEPGELLIINDEGLHFERFSLHTQRAICSMEYIYFSRPDSNINGINVHTARKNLGKQLAMEAPVDADVVTGVPDSSISAAIGYAEWAELPYELGLIKNRYVGRTFIQPSQTLREQGVKMKLSPVRGVVEGKRVVMVDDSIVRGTTSRRIIQMLKEAGAKEVHVRISSPPMKNPCFYGIDTSTHEELIASAHSVEEIRQMIGADSLAFLSETGMLDAIGRSYDGETRGQCMACFTGKYPTEIYPDTVLPHEKC; from the coding sequence ATGCTTACTGAAATCAGAGGCTTAAATGAAGAATGTGGAGTGTTCGGTATTTGGGGACACCCTGAAAGTGCACAAGTAACGTATTACGGATTGCATAGTCTCCAGCATCGAGGTCAAGAAGGAGCTGGAATAGTAGTTTCTGATGGAGAAAAGCTATCTTGTGTAAAAGGGGAAGGTCTCGTAAACGAAGTATTTGCTGGAGGAAAACTGCAGGAGTTACATGGTCGAGCGGCGATAGGTCATGTTCGCTATGCAACAGCAGGCGGGGGTGGCTTTGAAAATGTCCAGCCACTTCTCTTCCATTCGCAAACTGGTAGTATTGCTCTCGCACATAACGGAAATTTAGTAAATGCAAACGCGTTGAAATATCAGTTAGAAGGACAAGGAAGTATTTTACAAACTAGTTCCGATACAGAAGTGTTAGCACATTTAATTAAACGTAGCGGCTACCCACTTTTTAAAGATAAAGTGAAAAATGCCCTATCACTATTAAAAGGTGCATATGCCTTTCTTATAATGACAGAAACAGAAATGATGGTCGCGTTAGATCCAAACGGATTACGCCCACTTTCATTAGGAATGTTAGGCGATGCTTACGTTGTTGCTTCAGAAACGTGCGCGTTTGATATTATTGGTGCAACATACTTGCGTGACGTGGAGCCAGGAGAATTGCTCATTATTAATGATGAAGGCTTACACTTTGAACGTTTTTCACTTCATACTCAACGAGCTATTTGTAGTATGGAATATATTTATTTTTCTCGTCCAGATAGCAATATTAACGGAATTAATGTTCATACCGCACGAAAAAATTTAGGAAAGCAATTAGCAATGGAAGCACCAGTTGATGCAGATGTTGTTACAGGTGTTCCAGATTCCAGTATTTCTGCGGCGATAGGATATGCAGAATGGGCAGAACTACCGTACGAACTTGGATTAATTAAAAACCGTTATGTTGGACGTACATTCATCCAACCATCCCAAACTCTACGTGAACAAGGGGTGAAAATGAAACTCTCACCTGTACGTGGAGTGGTAGAAGGAAAAAGAGTGGTTATGGTGGATGACTCGATTGTCCGGGGAACGACGAGTCGACGTATCATCCAAATGTTAAAAGAGGCAGGAGCAAAAGAAGTACACGTACGAATAAGCTCGCCGCCGATGAAAAATCCGTGCTTTTACGGAATCGACACTTCCACACACGAGGAGCTTATTGCTTCTGCTCACTCTGTTGAAGAAATTCGCCAAATGATTGGTGCCGATTCGTTAGCATTTTTAAGTGAGACTGGTATGTTAGATGCCATTGGTCGCTCATACGATGGAGAAACTCGTGGACAATGTATGGCATGCTTTACTGGTAAATACCCAACTGAAATATATCCGGATACAGTACTACCACACGAAAAGTGTTAA
- the purC gene encoding phosphoribosylaminoimidazolesuccinocarboxamide synthase — protein MDIQKLDLMYEGKAKKVYATNDDTIVWLEYKNSATAFNGEKKASIEGKGRLNNLITSFLFSELQKAGVENHFVQQLSETEQLVKKVTIIPLEVVVRNVTAGSMAKRLGIEEGLPLKKPIVEFYYKDDELGDPLITEDHIALLELATPEEVAELKVLAGKVNLFLSDFFEQKDIRLIDFKLEFGKTLDGNIVLADEISPDTCRLWDKHTNEKLDKDVFRRDLGNLTKAYEQILHRIGGNAHV, from the coding sequence ATGGACATTCAAAAATTGGATCTAATGTATGAAGGTAAGGCGAAAAAAGTATATGCAACAAATGATGATACTATCGTTTGGTTAGAATATAAAAATAGCGCGACAGCCTTTAATGGAGAAAAGAAAGCAAGTATTGAAGGGAAAGGTAGATTAAATAATCTTATTACTAGTTTCCTATTTTCCGAGCTTCAAAAAGCTGGAGTAGAAAATCACTTTGTTCAGCAGCTTTCTGAGACAGAACAACTTGTAAAAAAAGTAACGATCATCCCTTTAGAAGTTGTAGTAAGAAACGTAACAGCAGGCAGTATGGCGAAGCGTTTAGGTATAGAAGAAGGTCTACCTTTAAAGAAGCCAATCGTAGAGTTTTATTATAAGGATGATGAATTAGGTGACCCGTTAATTACAGAGGACCATATTGCCTTGCTTGAATTAGCTACTCCTGAAGAAGTAGCTGAATTAAAAGTGCTTGCAGGAAAAGTGAACTTATTTTTATCTGACTTTTTCGAACAAAAAGATATTAGATTAATAGATTTTAAGTTAGAGTTTGGAAAGACATTGGATGGGAATATCGTTCTTGCGGATGAAATTTCTCCTGATACTTGTCGACTATGGGATAAACATACGAATGAAAAGCTAGATAAAGATGTGTTTCGTCGTGATTTAGGCAATTTAACAAAAGCATATGAACAAATACTACACCGAATCGGAGGCAACGCTCATGTATAA
- the purS gene encoding phosphoribosylformylglycinamidine synthase subunit PurS has protein sequence MYKVKVFVTLRESVLDPQGTAVKSSLHSLSYNEVEDVRIGKYLELTIAKSERDLDVLVKEMCEKLLANTVIEDYRYEVEEVVPS, from the coding sequence ATGTATAAAGTAAAAGTTTTCGTTACGTTAAGGGAAAGTGTTTTAGATCCACAAGGAACAGCAGTAAAAAGCTCACTTCATTCTCTTTCTTACAATGAAGTAGAAGATGTTCGTATTGGAAAATATTTAGAATTAACAATTGCAAAGTCAGAGCGCGACTTAGATGTACTAGTAAAAGAAATGTGTGAAAAGCTGTTAGCTAATACTGTTATTGAAGATTATCGTTATGAGGTGGAGGAGGTTGTTCCTTCATGA
- the purE gene encoding 5-(carboxyamino)imidazole ribonucleotide mutase: MSAQVGVIMGSTSDWETMKHSCEVLDELQIVYEKKVVSAHRTPDLMFSYAETARTRGLKVIIAGAGGAAHLPGMVAAKTTLPVIGVPVQSKALNGLDSLLSIVQMPGGVPVATVAIGKAGATNAGLLAAQIIGSFNDEVATRLETRREMTKQKVLESSEDLV, translated from the coding sequence ATGAGTGCACAAGTAGGTGTGATCATGGGGAGTACGTCAGATTGGGAAACGATGAAGCATAGTTGTGAGGTTTTAGATGAATTACAAATAGTATACGAGAAAAAAGTTGTATCAGCTCACCGAACACCAGATTTAATGTTTTCCTATGCAGAAACAGCAAGAACTCGAGGTTTAAAAGTAATCATTGCAGGTGCTGGAGGGGCAGCGCATTTACCTGGAATGGTTGCAGCGAAAACAACACTTCCTGTTATCGGAGTTCCTGTTCAATCAAAAGCTCTAAACGGACTAGATTCATTATTATCAATTGTACAAATGCCAGGTGGAGTTCCGGTTGCAACGGTTGCTATCGGGAAAGCTGGTGCTACAAATGCTGGACTACTAGCTGCTCAAATAATTGGAAGTTTTAACGATGAAGTAGCTACTCGTTTAGAAACTAGACGTGAAATGACAAAACAAAAAGTGTTAGAAAGCAGTGAAGACCTTGTATAA
- a CDS encoding DUF2179 domain-containing protein → MLENSFIMVAIIIIINVVYVSFFTIRMILTLKGQRYLAALISTIEVVIYVVGLGLVLDNLNQIQNLIAYALGYGLGVIVGMKIEEKLALGYITVNVITKEYDKDLPKQLREKGYGVTNWQANGLEGDRMALQILTPRKYEISLYHLIKELDPKAFIIAYEPKTIHGGFWVKAVKERKIKEWRKKQKENKIL, encoded by the coding sequence ATGTTAGAAAATAGTTTTATAATGGTAGCAATTATCATTATTATTAATGTTGTATACGTATCTTTCTTTACAATTAGAATGATTTTAACATTAAAAGGTCAAAGATATTTAGCAGCACTTATTAGTACAATTGAAGTAGTTATATATGTTGTTGGTTTAGGGTTAGTGTTGGATAATTTAAATCAAATTCAAAATTTAATAGCGTACGCACTTGGATACGGTTTGGGTGTAATAGTTGGAATGAAAATAGAAGAAAAACTTGCACTTGGTTATATTACAGTTAACGTTATTACAAAGGAATATGATAAAGACTTACCTAAGCAGTTGCGTGAAAAAGGATATGGTGTTACGAACTGGCAAGCTAACGGCTTGGAAGGAGATCGAATGGCCCTTCAAATATTAACACCTAGAAAATATGAAATTAGTTTGTATCATTTAATTAAAGAACTAGATCCGAAAGCATTTATTATAGCATACGAACCGAAAACCATTCACGGCGGATTTTGGGTGAAGGCAGTGAAAGAAAGGAAAATTAAAGAATGGCGAAAAAAACAAAAGGAAAACAAAATTTTGTAG
- the purK gene encoding 5-(carboxyamino)imidazole ribonucleotide synthase, producing MYKSILPPQTIGIIGGGQLGRMMALSARAMGYSIAVLDPTPNSPCGQIADIEITASFDDLESIQKLAKVSDVITYEFENINYETLLWLEENAYLPQGSNVLKQTQHRVHEKKMIKKAGLDVAPYKQVVDKAQLNEAIEELGLPAVLKTCRFGYDGKGQVVIKSENDIEKATALLAHGECVLEKWISFEKEISVVVTRGTNGETDVFPVAENIHKDNILHQTIVPARVSQQLKKQAIEAATNLAEHVGLIGTLAVEMFVLNEETIFINELAPRPHNSGHFSIDACETSQFEQHVRAICGLPLGKTTLWNSVVMVNLLGENMDAGIAFFEQNRDGKLHLYGKEEKKEKRKMGHLNIVSDTVEIALKKANELTVEV from the coding sequence TTGTATAAATCAATTTTACCCCCACAAACAATTGGTATTATCGGCGGTGGACAATTAGGTAGAATGATGGCGTTATCAGCACGAGCGATGGGCTATTCCATTGCAGTATTGGACCCTACGCCTAATTCTCCATGTGGTCAAATAGCGGATATCGAAATTACTGCCTCGTTTGATGATTTAGAAAGCATCCAAAAGTTAGCTAAAGTTTCGGACGTAATTACGTACGAGTTTGAAAATATAAACTATGAAACTCTTCTTTGGTTAGAAGAAAATGCCTATCTTCCACAAGGAAGCAACGTGTTAAAGCAAACACAGCATCGTGTACATGAAAAAAAAATGATTAAAAAAGCAGGGCTTGACGTAGCACCGTATAAACAAGTTGTCGATAAAGCTCAATTAAACGAAGCAATTGAAGAATTAGGATTACCAGCAGTATTAAAAACTTGTCGCTTTGGTTATGACGGGAAAGGTCAAGTAGTTATTAAGAGTGAAAACGATATAGAAAAGGCAACAGCGCTTTTAGCACATGGAGAATGCGTGTTAGAAAAATGGATTTCGTTCGAAAAGGAAATTTCAGTCGTCGTAACAAGAGGTACTAACGGTGAAACGGACGTGTTTCCAGTGGCGGAAAACATTCATAAGGACAATATTTTACACCAAACGATTGTACCTGCTAGAGTTTCACAACAATTAAAGAAACAAGCGATAGAAGCGGCAACCAATCTAGCCGAGCATGTTGGCCTAATTGGGACGTTAGCTGTTGAGATGTTCGTACTAAATGAAGAAACGATTTTCATTAATGAATTGGCGCCTCGACCGCATAATTCAGGGCATTTTTCAATAGATGCATGTGAAACATCCCAATTTGAACAGCACGTTCGAGCAATATGTGGCTTACCTCTTGGAAAAACAACATTATGGAATTCCGTCGTGATGGTAAACCTATTAGGAGAAAATATGGATGCAGGAATTGCTTTTTTTGAACAAAACCGCGACGGAAAGCTACATCTATATGGAAAAGAAGAGAAAAAAGAGAAGAGAAAAATGGGGCATTTAAATATCGTAAGTGATACAGTTGAAATTGCTTTGAAAAAAGCAAACGAGCTTACAGTCGAAGTATAA